The nucleotide window CGGTATGCCGTCAAGGCGAAGAGGCTCCGTTATGACGTGCCTGAGGACTATCTGGAGTCTCTCCGTCGGCGGGGCAACGATCCAGGGGAATAAATGAAATTAATGAGCCTGTTGCACAAATCCTTTTCAATGGAGTAAACATAGTGTAGTATAAGGGCCATTAAACAATGAAGGAGACCCCGATGGCCTACAATTTCATTGAATGCAACCGCGAACAGGTCTATTTTTTGCCGCCCAGCTTGCAGGAATGGCTGCCACCCGCAGACCTCGTCTGGCTCGTCCTCGATGCCGTCGAGGAGATGGACCTGAAAGCATTCTACCTGAAGTACCGCGAAGACGGCAAAGGCCAGGCAGCCTTCGAGCCGTCCATGATGGTGGCGTTACTTCTGTATGCTTACAGTCTGGGCATCCGGTCGTCCCGCGAAATCGAGCAGCTCTGCGAACGGGACATTGGGTTCAAGGTCATCGCCGCGAACCAGGTACCGGACCATACCACCCTCTGCCGGTTCCGGAAAGAAAACGGCAAGTCCATGGAAGGCCTATTCATTGATGTGCTCAAGCGAAGCTCCGAAGCCGGGCTGATAAAAGTCGGCGTGGTGGCTCTGGATGGGAGCAAAATCAAGGCCAACGCCAGCCTTGAAGCCAACCGCACCTACGAGCACATCGAGAACGAGGTCAAGAAGATGCTCGTCGAGGCCGAGTCGAAAGATACCGAAGAGGATCGGCTGTATGGAGCGGACAATCGCGGTGACGAACTTCCCATAGACCTTCAGGATCGCACGAGCCGGAAAGCCCGTCTTGCCGCATGCAAGAAGCGGCTCGAAGAGAAAGCCGCAGACGAGGCAGCGAAGCTACAGGCAAAGATCGAAAAGCGGCGGGCCCATCGAGCCGAGACCGGGACAAAGAAGCGCGGCAGAAAGCCCCAAGAACCCGATCCCGAGCCGGAAGCCTCAGCCAAGGCCAATGTCACGGACCCTGAGAGCCGGATCATGAAGACCCGGAGCGGTTATGTTCAGGGATACAACAGTCAGGCCGTGGTCACTGAAGACCAGATCATCATCGCATCGGAAGTAACGGATCAGGAAAACGACATCAACCAGCTTCACCCCATGGTCAAGAAGGCACAGGAGAATATGACCGAGATAGACAAAGAGCAGAAAATTTCGACCGTATTATTGGACGCCGGGTATGTAAGCGAAGACAACCTTGCACACATCGATCCCGATGGACCCGAACATCTCATCGCGACCCAGAAAGACTGGAAGCAGCGACAGGCACTGAGTGATGCCCCTCCTCCCCGCGGCCGGATACCGAAAGACATGACGCTGAGGCAGCGGATGGAACGGAAGCTCCGGACCAAACGGGGACGGGAGTTGTATAAGAAACGCGGTCAGACCGTTGAGCCGGTCTTTGGGCAGATCAAAGACTGCCGCGGGATCAGAAAATTCATGCGTCGGGGACTTGAGGCCTGCGCCCAGGAGTGGAAGCTCATCTGTGCGACGCACAATATCTTGAAGCTCTGGCGAAGCGGGAAGGGAATCGCCGCTCAGATGGCGACATAAGGAAGGGGAAAACCTGCCCCTTCTCCATCCCTTTGATGGTTCAAACCCGGAAGTAGCTTGCCGCTACTCTGGATGGGCTACGTTTAAACGGTAACACTAATATTCGTGCAACAGGCTCTACTGTGCATATCAATAAACATATCCGTCTTCTCTAAGGGAAATTAGGGATAGTTGTCCTTAATTTCCTCATTCAGAAATATAATGCTCTGGACTACCGCAGCCCCTGAAAAAAGGGTCTGCGACAAATTTATGGGTAAACATTTCTCTAAGAGCGTCATTCCCCGCCCCCCCGATCGGAGTCGGAGGGCAGGCCCGATCGGGGGACCGGACAATGGCAACCATAGATAATCCTGATAGTACCAACAAATTTGTCGCAGACCCCTGAAAAAAAAAGAGGGCTTGACACTCTGAAAGAAAAAAGTTTATTCTCTTAAAATTCATGTCTGCTATTCAGTTAAATGAAGGAATATCTCATGAAGGTTAACGATCGTTTTCCAAAAAAAACCAAAGGGAGGTTGGTGATATGGATTGGGGTATAAAAAACCGTCTGAGCCGGTTGGTCCAGCCTGATGGGCACTGCTTTTTTCTGCCGATAGACCATGGATATTTCCAGGGGCCCACCACGTGTCTGGAGAAACCGGGGGAAACCATCAAGCCGCTTCTTCCTTATTGCGATGCCCTCTTTGTGACCCGGGGCGTGCTGCGGGCATCCGTGGAGCCCGTTGGAAGCAAACCCATCATTCTCAGGGTGTCCGGGGGTACGAGCATGGTCGGGAAGGACCTGGCCCATGAAGGGATCACGACCTCTATTGAAGAGATCATCCGCCTCAATGCCTCCGCCGTGGGCATTTCCGTCTTCGTCGGGAGTGATTACGAACATGAGACCCTGATGAATCTTGCGAACCTTGTGAATGTCTGTGAGAATTACGGGATTCCGGTCATGGCCGTGACTGCCGTGGGCAAGGAGCTCTCCAAACGGGATGCGCGCTACCTCGGTTTGAGCTGCCGGATCGCCGCTGAATTGGGCGCCCGGATCGTGAAGACCTACTGGTGCAAGGACGGTTTCGACAAGGTGGTCAACGGCTGTCCGGTTCCGGTGGTCATGGCCGGCGGACCCAAATGTGAGACGGATCGGGAGGTGTTGGAATTCGTCCATGACGGCATGCAAAAGGGATCGATCGGCATCAACCTCGGACGGAATATCTGGCAGGGCAGGCATCCCGTGCCCATGGCCAGGTCGCTGCAGGCCGTGGTTCACGAAAAGGCGACGGTGAGCCAGGCCTTTGAGATCTTCAACGAGATGAAAAACAAGCCGGCATGATTCGTTCGGATGATTAAATAAGGGCAAGCCCCCGGCTTTGCCGGAGGGTGATGATTTGCCGAGGCAGGTCCTATGCGCGTAGCCATGTATTACAACAACCGAGACGTTCGTCTGGAGGAGATGCCGAAGCCGGATATCGGCCCCGGTGAACTTCTGGTCAAGGTGATGGCCAGCGGGATCTGCGGCAGTGATGTCATGGAGTGGTACCGCATCAAGAAGGCGCCGATCGTTCTGGGACATGAAGCGGCCGGGGAGATTGTTGAAGCCGGGGACGGGGTGGACCGGTTCAGGGTGGGCGACAGGGTTTTTGCTTCTCATCATGTGCCTTGCAATACCTGCCGGTACTGTCTGAATAACGACCATACATCCTGCGACCTGCTGCATACCACAAACTTTTATCCCGGCGGTTTTGCTGAATATGTCCGTGTCCCGCCTGTCAATGTGGACCGAGGGACTTTTCTTCTGACGGAAGGGATGTCGTTTGAACAAGGGACGTTCATTGAACCTCTGGCCTGCGTGGTCCGTGGACAAAGATCGGCCGGGCTTCGACCCGGCCGGCATGTCCTCATTCTCGGCGGAGGGATTTCCGGGCTTCTCCATCTTCTTCTGGCGCGTGCCTCAGGAGCCGGCCGGATCGTTGTGACCGATATCAATGAATATCGTTTAAAGGCCGCAGCCGAACTCGGCGCCGACGTGGTTCTAAACGCGAATGAGGATCTGACGGTTCGTTTGTGCGAAGGGAAGGGGGGGAGGCTCGCGGACCTTGTCATCGTCTGTACCTCAGCCCTGCCGGCGTTTAAGCAGGCGCTGAAATGTGTTGACCGGGGAGGGACGATCCTATGTTTTGCGCCCACGGATCCGGGTGTGGATCTTCCCGTACCGGTTTACGCGTTCTGGCGCAGCAATATCAGGATGATTCATTCTTATGGAAGCAGTCCCCTGGACGCAGCCGTGGCGATTGAATTGATTGCACGGGGCAGGGTTCCTGTGCAGAGGATGATTACGCACCGATTGAGCCTCGATGATGCAGGTTTGGGGTTCCGTCTTGTATCAGAAAGCAAGGACTCCATCAAAGTCATTATCGAACCCCACAGATCCTCA belongs to Nitrospirae bacterium CG2_30_53_67 and includes:
- a CDS encoding autoinducer 2 aldolase (involved in autoinducer 2 transport and processing), which codes for MDWGIKNRLSRLVQPDGHCFFLPIDHGYFQGPTTCLEKPGETIKPLLPYCDALFVTRGVLRASVEPVGSKPIILRVSGGTSMVGKDLAHEGITTSIEEIIRLNASAVGISVFVGSDYEHETLMNLANLVNVCENYGIPVMAVTAVGKELSKRDARYLGLSCRIAAELGARIVKTYWCKDGFDKVVNGCPVPVVMAGGPKCETDREVLEFVHDGMQKGSIGINLGRNIWQGRHPVPMARSLQAVVHEKATVSQAFEIFNEMKNKPA
- a CDS encoding transposase, whose protein sequence is MAYNFIECNREQVYFLPPSLQEWLPPADLVWLVLDAVEEMDLKAFYLKYREDGKGQAAFEPSMMVALLLYAYSLGIRSSREIEQLCERDIGFKVIAANQVPDHTTLCRFRKENGKSMEGLFIDVLKRSSEAGLIKVGVVALDGSKIKANASLEANRTYEHIENEVKKMLVEAESKDTEEDRLYGADNRGDELPIDLQDRTSRKARLAACKKRLEEKAADEAAKLQAKIEKRRAHRAETGTKKRGRKPQEPDPEPEASAKANVTDPESRIMKTRSGYVQGYNSQAVVTEDQIIIASEVTDQENDINQLHPMVKKAQENMTEIDKEQKISTVLLDAGYVSEDNLAHIDPDGPEHLIATQKDWKQRQALSDAPPPRGRIPKDMTLRQRMERKLRTKRGRELYKKRGQTVEPVFGQIKDCRGIRKFMRRGLEACAQEWKLICATHNILKLWRSGKGIAAQMAT
- a CDS encoding alcohol dehydrogenase, producing MRVAMYYNNRDVRLEEMPKPDIGPGELLVKVMASGICGSDVMEWYRIKKAPIVLGHEAAGEIVEAGDGVDRFRVGDRVFASHHVPCNTCRYCLNNDHTSCDLLHTTNFYPGGFAEYVRVPPVNVDRGTFLLTEGMSFEQGTFIEPLACVVRGQRSAGLRPGRHVLILGGGISGLLHLLLARASGAGRIVVTDINEYRLKAAAELGADVVLNANEDLTVRLCEGKGGRLADLVIVCTSALPAFKQALKCVDRGGTILCFAPTDPGVDLPVPVYAFWRSNIRMIHSYGSSPLDAAVAIELIARGRVPVQRMITHRLSLDDAGLGFRLVSESKDSIKVIIEPHRSS